AGGCGCGGCCGTCCTGGCCTGTTTCGGCCTTGAACGCGGCCAGGTAGTCGCTGGATGTGGGTTTCGAGGGCTGGTTCGTGCAGGCGCTGATGAGCGTGGCCGCGAACAACACGATGAACGTCTTCACTGAGTTCATGTCGGGGCTCCCGTCGGTGAACAGGCCCACCATTGTAGCAAGTGCCGGGTTTGCCGGTCCCGGGCGCATCTGGCAGGATGCGGGTATCCCTTGGCAGCCCGGTGGCCCGACGTGAGCACCGAATACCAAAGCTTCAGCGAGTTCTACCCGTTCTACCTGTCCGAGCATGAAAACCGCACCTGCCGGCGCCTGCATTTTGTCGGCACCAGCCTGGGCCTGTGCTGGTTCGTGGCGGCCGTTGTGCTGTTGAACCCCTGGTGCCTGCTCGGTGGCCTGGTGACCGGGTACGCCTTCGCCTGGGTCGGGCATTTCTTTTTCGAACACAACCGGCCTGCCACGTTTTCGCACCCGCTCTACAGCTTTGCCGGCGACTGGGTCATGTGGAAGGACATCCTGACCGGTCGCATCCGGTTCTGAGCGGCGCCGTTGCGAGCACTCAACCCCGAACGTGAGCAGGAGCAGGCGCGCGCGCTGGCGCGGATGAAGCGCGTGCCGCTGCTGTTGCTGTTGCTGATGGCGGCCCTGTTTGTCTTCACCCTGGGCCATCCCGCGCCGTGGGCGCCGTGGGTGCACGCGTTCGCCGAGGCGGGCATGGTGGGCGCGCTGGCGGACTGGTTCGCGGTGGTGGCGCTGTTCCGTCACCCGCTGGGCCTGCCGATTCCGCATACCGCGATCATTCCCCGGCGCAAGGATGAGCTGGGCGGGTCGATGTCGCGGTTCGTGGCCGACCATTTCCTCGAGCCCGGCGCCGTGCGCGCCAAGTTGCAGACCATCGACCTGGCCGGCTACACGGTCAGCTGGCTGAAGGGGCCGGGGGGGCAGGCCAAGGTGGTCGATTTTGCCGAGGCGCTGATCCGCTGGGCGCTGGATGCCCTTGACGAGCAGCGCGTGCGGAAATTCCTGGGCCGCCTGAGCCGTCGCCAGCTGGAAAAGGTCGACCTGGCGCCGCTACTGGGCCATACCCTGGATTGGCTGGTCCGTGGCGGCCGCCACCAGGACATGTTCACCCAGGTGTTGCGCCAGGCCATCGTGCTGCTCGATGAGCACCGCGACGCCATCCGCGGCAAGGTGCAGGAAGAGAGCCCCTGGTGGATTCCCGGTTTCGTCGATGACCGCATCCTGCGCAAGATGCTGGAGCGCATCGAGGCGCGCCTGTACGAGATCAGCCTGGACCCGGAGCATTCGATGCGCGTGCAGTTTGACCGCTGGGTAGGGCAGTTTGCCGAAGACCTGAAGACCTCGCCCGAGCACCGGGCCACCGGCGAACGTATCAAGCAGCAGCTGCTGGATAACAACGAGCTGCAGGACTACCTGTACCGGCTCTGGGCCGACCTGGCGGGGCGCCTGGAGGCGGACCTTGACGCCGACGAGTCGAAGGTGCGCGCCGAGATCGGCGGTTGGGTCGAGCGCCTGGCCGGC
This genomic interval from Marinihelvus fidelis contains the following:
- a CDS encoding DUF962 domain-containing protein, yielding MSTEYQSFSEFYPFYLSEHENRTCRRLHFVGTSLGLCWFVAAVVLLNPWCLLGGLVTGYAFAWVGHFFFEHNRPATFSHPLYSFAGDWVMWKDILTGRIRF
- a CDS encoding DUF445 domain-containing protein yields the protein MRALNPEREQEQARALARMKRVPLLLLLLMAALFVFTLGHPAPWAPWVHAFAEAGMVGALADWFAVVALFRHPLGLPIPHTAIIPRRKDELGGSMSRFVADHFLEPGAVRAKLQTIDLAGYTVSWLKGPGGQAKVVDFAEALIRWALDALDEQRVRKFLGRLSRRQLEKVDLAPLLGHTLDWLVRGGRHQDMFTQVLRQAIVLLDEHRDAIRGKVQEESPWWIPGFVDDRILRKMLERIEARLYEISLDPEHSMRVQFDRWVGQFAEDLKTSPEHRATGERIKQQLLDNNELQDYLYRLWADLAGRLEADLDADESKVRAEIGGWVERLAGELERDPDIQAWMNEWLTETVVTLVNSNRGQIASLISDTVQTWDGRDTSRRVELALGRDLQFIRINGTLVGGLVGLLIHAFAGSVGGW